In Maridesulfovibrio frigidus DSM 17176, a genomic segment contains:
- the miaA gene encoding tRNA (adenosine(37)-N6)-dimethylallyltransferase MiaA translates to MSQRRPVICILGPTGAGKTAASLGLAERFPARVLNFDSRQVYKDFPIITAQPSPAEQAVCPHELYGFLPTTETTTVADFVDMANEKIDQTPSGELPILVGGTGMYLKALTSGLAPIPDIPEEIRARIRQRVEEEGSAALFADLERVDPEYAKKTHPNNKQRNGRALEVYEGTGKNFTWWHNREVPPSPYVFLKIGIKLDLDVLTPLLNKRIDIMLKNGAIDEARRAWEICPDESAPGWTGIGCSELLSFIKGDIDIDEAKLIWAKNTRAYAKRQLTWFNREKDIHWFSPDEPSKTVEFAASWLAQNKKEG, encoded by the coding sequence ATGTCTCAGCGCAGACCAGTAATCTGTATTCTCGGCCCTACGGGAGCTGGAAAGACTGCTGCATCGCTTGGCTTGGCGGAACGTTTCCCTGCGCGAGTTCTCAATTTTGATTCGCGGCAGGTTTATAAGGACTTTCCGATTATCACAGCTCAGCCTAGTCCTGCGGAGCAGGCTGTCTGTCCGCACGAATTGTATGGGTTTTTGCCGACTACCGAAACGACAACTGTTGCTGACTTTGTAGATATGGCAAATGAGAAGATTGACCAAACCCCTTCAGGTGAGTTGCCGATACTTGTTGGCGGCACTGGTATGTATTTAAAGGCTTTAACTTCCGGACTTGCTCCAATACCGGATATCCCTGAAGAGATCCGTGCCCGTATACGGCAGAGAGTTGAGGAAGAAGGATCTGCCGCTTTATTTGCAGATCTTGAGAGAGTTGATCCTGAGTACGCCAAGAAGACTCACCCGAATAATAAACAGCGAAACGGCCGTGCGCTGGAAGTTTATGAAGGGACAGGTAAAAATTTTACATGGTGGCATAATAGAGAAGTTCCGCCTTCCCCATACGTCTTTTTGAAAATTGGGATAAAGCTGGATTTGGATGTACTGACGCCGCTACTGAACAAGCGCATTGATATAATGCTTAAAAATGGTGCAATCGATGAGGCTCGCCGTGCGTGGGAAATATGCCCAGACGAAAGTGCGCCGGGCTGGACAGGCATCGGATGTAGTGAATTATTATCATTTATTAAGGGTGATATTGATATTGATGAAGCTAAATTGATTTGGGCCAAAAATACCAGAGCTTATGCAAAACGACAGCTTACATGGTTTAATCGTGAGAAAGACATACACTGGTTTTCTCCCGATGAACCCAGCAAAACCGTAGAGTTTGCGGCTTCGTGGCTTGCGCAAAATAAGAAGGAAGGATAA
- the coaD gene encoding pantetheine-phosphate adenylyltransferase, which yields MAEVKQLTAVFPGTFDPFTRGHFSLVMRGLKTFHKVIVAVAGSTSKNCCFSLDERVDMVKRIFENEPRVHVEPFSGLLVHYVEQSPANVIMRGLRAVSDFEYEFQMALMNRRLDNDIQTVFLMTDYKWMYLSSSIIKDVAVNGGDIKGLIPKQIYDEVMVRLAPVGK from the coding sequence ATGGCAGAAGTAAAACAACTTACAGCAGTATTTCCGGGAACATTTGATCCCTTCACTCGCGGACATTTCAGCCTTGTTATGCGCGGTCTTAAGACCTTTCATAAGGTAATTGTCGCAGTGGCGGGCAGCACTTCAAAGAATTGCTGCTTCTCACTTGATGAACGTGTGGATATGGTTAAACGCATTTTTGAAAATGAACCTCGTGTCCATGTAGAGCCGTTTAGCGGACTGCTTGTCCATTATGTGGAGCAAAGTCCTGCTAATGTAATTATGCGTGGGCTTCGCGCTGTTTCAGATTTCGAATATGAATTTCAGATGGCTCTTATGAATCGCCGCCTTGATAATGACATCCAGACTGTTTTCCTTATGACTGATTACAAATGGATGTATTTAAGCTCATCTATTATAAAAGATGTTGCGGTAAATGGCGGAGATATAAAAGGTTTGATTCCAAAACAGATCTACGATGAAGTTATGGTCAGACTTGCTCCGGTAGGTAAATAA
- the rsmD gene encoding 16S rRNA (guanine(966)-N(2))-methyltransferase RsmD has translation MRVTSGKYGGRVLKTTSGPGYRPATSKVRQAVFSMLESRGIDWDGLRVADMFAGSGSLAIEALSRGAAYACFVEKNARAASLIKTNLKDLGVDGSEYKVYSADLFKVLLRPPPKPYELIFIDPPYRFDLLPKALDCALKNGWLAEDGFLLAEVEELVDPPQSEFTEQLTLLVNKLYGQTRILLWQK, from the coding sequence ATGAGAGTTACAAGTGGTAAATATGGCGGACGGGTACTAAAAACCACCAGTGGGCCAGGATATCGTCCGGCTACATCCAAGGTGCGGCAGGCTGTTTTTTCTATGCTCGAATCTCGCGGCATTGATTGGGATGGCTTACGCGTGGCAGATATGTTCGCCGGAAGCGGCAGCTTGGCAATTGAAGCACTCAGCCGAGGGGCTGCATATGCATGTTTTGTTGAGAAAAACGCAAGGGCCGCATCTCTTATCAAGACTAATTTAAAAGATCTTGGCGTCGATGGATCAGAATACAAGGTTTACTCAGCGGACTTGTTTAAAGTGTTATTAAGACCGCCTCCAAAACCTTATGAACTTATTTTTATCGATCCCCCTTATAGATTTGATCTTTTACCGAAAGCTCTTGATTGCGCTTTGAAAAACGGCTGGTTGGCTGAAGATGGATTTTTACTCGCAGAAGTTGAAGAGTTGGTAGATCCACCGCAGTCAGAATTTACAGAGCAGCTGACACTTCTAGTGAACAAGCTTTACGGTCAGACAAGGATATTATTATGGCAGAAGTAA
- a CDS encoding MBL fold metallo-hydrolase RNA specificity domain-containing protein, whose product MKITFMGAAKTVTGSCYIVETENARFAVDCGLHQGNAEIEKRNRSIADYKPKELDFILITHAHIDHTGLLPAAVRAGFDGPIYMTQPTRDLLEIMLLDSAHIQEMEAEWANRKRLRKGIALINPLYQQKDAIATTPLMRTVQYGEHFEPAEGVTVSYKDAGHILGSAFIELWSKEGKDTTKVVFSGDLGHKDQLIVRNPSIVEKADYLLMESTYGDRNHKDSSNSLDELAEAIKWSYSHGEKVVIPAFAVERSQQLIYSLFILYKEGRLPKDMPVYLDSPLAIRATEIFRNHPEFFDLDTKELMENGENPLSLPNLKFTLDTESSQAINNTSGPAVVISASGMANAGRIKHHLRHNIWKKGASVVFVGYQGVGSPGRRVVNGAEDITIFGEKLKIEAKIFTINGFSGHAGQDEMIDWLKHFDSPSMKVILTHGEPKGQKVLSARIKQELGFKVHIADYREELMLTPLGDMEPILKGKAIQPEVDWEFLLKDSEGLFTEFRKRLDRVKSHSFLSQTEVRDKLLDINRQVIELISEL is encoded by the coding sequence ATGAAGATTACTTTTATGGGTGCTGCTAAAACAGTTACCGGCTCTTGTTATATTGTTGAGACAGAGAATGCCAGATTTGCCGTTGATTGCGGATTGCATCAAGGTAACGCTGAGATTGAAAAGCGCAACCGCTCAATAGCTGATTATAAGCCTAAAGAGCTAGATTTTATATTAATTACTCATGCCCATATCGATCATACCGGGCTTTTGCCCGCGGCTGTAAGAGCCGGATTTGACGGGCCTATATACATGACTCAGCCGACGCGCGATCTGCTTGAAATTATGCTGCTGGACAGCGCGCATATTCAGGAGATGGAAGCAGAGTGGGCAAATAGAAAAAGACTTCGCAAAGGGATAGCTCTCATAAATCCTCTTTATCAGCAGAAAGATGCTATTGCTACAACTCCGTTAATGCGGACTGTGCAGTATGGAGAACATTTTGAGCCAGCTGAAGGGGTCACAGTTAGCTATAAAGATGCCGGACATATTTTAGGCTCTGCATTTATCGAACTTTGGTCAAAAGAGGGAAAGGATACAACTAAAGTAGTCTTTTCTGGTGATCTTGGTCATAAAGACCAGCTTATTGTGCGTAATCCGTCAATTGTTGAAAAAGCGGATTATCTTTTGATGGAATCGACTTATGGAGATCGCAATCATAAGGATTCTTCGAATAGCTTGGATGAGTTGGCTGAGGCCATTAAATGGAGCTATTCACACGGTGAAAAGGTTGTAATTCCGGCTTTTGCGGTCGAACGTTCACAGCAATTGATTTACTCGCTTTTCATCTTGTATAAGGAAGGAAGACTTCCCAAAGACATGCCTGTTTACCTTGATAGTCCTCTTGCTATCAGGGCTACTGAAATTTTTAGAAACCACCCAGAGTTTTTTGATCTTGATACGAAAGAACTTATGGAGAACGGTGAAAACCCACTGTCCTTGCCGAATTTGAAATTCACTCTTGATACTGAATCTTCACAGGCCATCAATAATACATCTGGTCCTGCGGTTGTTATTTCTGCAAGCGGCATGGCTAATGCCGGTCGTATTAAACATCACCTCAGACATAATATTTGGAAAAAGGGCGCTAGTGTCGTTTTTGTCGGTTATCAAGGGGTTGGTAGTCCGGGACGTAGAGTTGTTAATGGTGCAGAAGATATAACTATATTCGGTGAAAAACTTAAGATTGAAGCCAAAATATTTACCATCAATGGATTCTCCGGTCATGCTGGTCAGGATGAAATGATCGACTGGCTTAAGCATTTCGATAGTCCGTCCATGAAAGTTATTTTGACTCACGGTGAGCCGAAAGGGCAAAAAGTCCTTTCCGCAAGAATTAAGCAAGAACTTGGATTTAAGGTTCATATTGCTGACTATCGTGAAGAGCTAATGCTTACTCCTCTTGGAGATATGGAACCTATTCTCAAGGGTAAAGCAATTCAGCCGGAAGTTGACTGGGAATTTTTGCTTAAAGATTCAGAAGGCTTGTTTACAGAGTTCAGAAAGCGCCTTGATAGAGTTAAGTCGCATTCATTCCTCAGCCAGACTGAGGTTAGAGATAAACTTCTTGATATTAACCGTCAGGTTATTGAACTGATATCGGAACTATAG
- a CDS encoding LOG family protein has product MHKSRQYVIDDLSMQESWRLFKIMAEIVDGFETMSEIGPAVSMFGSARVARDHPLYAQTDHLSKLLSQAGYSVITGGGPGLMEAGNKGCFEAGGESIGLHIHLPFEQHSNPYLSIKSDYNYFFIRKVMFIKYAMAYIAMPGGYGTLDELSEALVLIQTKRIKPFPIILMGTEFWGGLVEWFKTRLVADGFCNEEDLDLFIVTDSPEEAVAHIKKHVII; this is encoded by the coding sequence ATGCACAAATCAAGACAATACGTAATTGATGATCTCTCCATGCAGGAATCCTGGAGACTCTTTAAAATAATGGCTGAAATCGTTGACGGTTTCGAAACCATGAGCGAAATAGGCCCTGCAGTTTCTATGTTCGGTTCTGCCCGTGTTGCTCGTGATCACCCATTGTATGCTCAGACTGACCACTTGTCCAAGCTACTAAGCCAAGCTGGGTATTCCGTAATCACAGGCGGCGGCCCCGGTTTAATGGAAGCTGGAAATAAAGGTTGTTTTGAAGCTGGCGGAGAGTCCATCGGGCTGCACATCCATCTACCTTTTGAGCAGCATTCCAATCCGTACCTATCTATTAAGAGTGACTACAATTACTTTTTCATTCGCAAAGTTATGTTCATTAAGTATGCTATGGCTTACATCGCAATGCCTGGCGGATACGGCACCCTTGATGAATTAAGCGAAGCGCTGGTTCTTATTCAAACTAAACGTATCAAGCCTTTCCCTATCATCCTTATGGGAACAGAATTCTGGGGCGGATTGGTTGAATGGTTTAAAACTCGTTTGGTCGCTGACGGATTCTGTAATGAAGAGGATCTAGATCTTTTCATCGTCACCGATTCTCCAGAAGAAGCCGTTGCTCATATTAAAAAGCACGTAATCATCTAG
- a CDS encoding DMT family transporter produces the protein MQSTDQKKAYIYGFSAVLIWSTVASAFKIALSYMDPLQLLFYAVVFSTLTLLGILIAQNKAGQIAKMSMRQILKCGLPGILNPFLYYIVLFKAYDLLPAQEAQPLNYTWAITLSLLSIPLLGQKLNARELIAIFISYLGVVVISTHGNLLDIQFSSGLGVFLALFSTIIWALYWIYSTKSKADPLIGLFLNFCLGLPLVTAVMLIFSGPPPTELPAVLSAAYVGLFEMGITFVLWLKALKLTEKTAKISNLIFLSPFLSLILIHFILGEEILPSTMFGLLFIVGGNIVQQTGKK, from the coding sequence TTGCAATCTACTGATCAGAAAAAAGCATACATCTACGGATTTTCCGCAGTATTAATCTGGTCTACAGTTGCCTCCGCGTTTAAAATTGCACTATCCTACATGGACCCGTTGCAATTACTATTTTACGCAGTGGTATTTTCCACACTGACTCTCTTAGGTATATTAATAGCACAAAATAAAGCCGGGCAGATTGCAAAAATGAGTATGCGCCAAATACTCAAATGCGGTCTGCCCGGAATTTTAAATCCCTTCCTATACTATATAGTACTGTTCAAAGCATACGACCTGCTTCCAGCTCAGGAAGCACAGCCACTGAATTATACATGGGCAATTACTCTCTCTTTACTTTCTATCCCGCTTCTTGGGCAAAAGCTTAACGCACGCGAACTTATTGCAATATTTATCAGCTACCTAGGCGTGGTTGTAATCTCTACTCACGGCAACCTGCTCGATATCCAATTCAGTAGCGGCCTCGGAGTATTCTTAGCTCTTTTCAGCACCATAATCTGGGCATTGTACTGGATTTACAGCACCAAAAGTAAAGCCGATCCGCTGATTGGACTATTCCTAAATTTTTGCCTAGGCCTGCCTCTTGTTACAGCCGTAATGCTAATCTTTTCCGGGCCACCACCAACAGAGCTGCCCGCAGTTCTATCAGCCGCATATGTCGGCCTATTTGAAATGGGGATAACCTTTGTACTATGGCTCAAAGCTTTAAAATTGACTGAAAAGACAGCCAAAATCAGCAATTTAATTTTCCTATCCCCATTCCTGTCATTAATACTCATTCATTTTATCTTAGGCGAAGAGATTCTACCGTCAACAATGTTCGGCCTTCTATTTATAGTTGGCGGTAATATTGTTCAGCAAACTGGGAAAAAATAA
- the wtpA gene encoding tungstate ABC transporter substrate-binding protein WtpA, producing the protein MRKLILNGALLMISILVAAPSFAAEKMSGDLVIFHAGSLTVPMAEMEKNFEAMHPGVDIKRTAGGSTKMARLISDKGQKADIMASADYVVIDKNLIPEFADFNIRFATNQLVLCYTDKSKFASDINADNWMNVLQRPGVVWGHSDPNLDPCGYRSVMVLQLASKFYNQPDLYEKLISIRKDEWVRPKAVELIKMLKDGKMDYAWEYLSVAVQHDLKYVKLDKHINLSDYKYNKFYAQAKVTVTGKKPGTTIVRKGKSITYGITQLKDAPNKAAATAFLDYMLSPEGGLKILKDMGQPPFVPAIIPEKAMLKSMPKSLQKLVEVK; encoded by the coding sequence ATGCGTAAATTAATATTGAATGGAGCATTACTGATGATCTCGATTCTTGTAGCAGCACCATCTTTTGCAGCTGAGAAAATGAGCGGTGATTTAGTTATTTTTCATGCTGGAAGCTTAACGGTTCCTATGGCAGAAATGGAAAAAAACTTCGAAGCGATGCATCCGGGCGTTGATATTAAAAGGACAGCTGGCGGTTCTACTAAAATGGCCCGTCTTATATCTGATAAAGGTCAAAAAGCTGATATCATGGCCTCAGCAGATTATGTTGTAATTGATAAAAACCTTATTCCCGAGTTTGCCGATTTCAATATCCGCTTTGCAACCAACCAGTTAGTTCTTTGCTATACAGACAAAAGTAAATTCGCATCTGATATTAATGCTGACAACTGGATGAACGTCCTCCAGAGACCAGGTGTAGTATGGGGACATTCAGACCCAAATCTAGATCCATGCGGTTACAGAAGTGTCATGGTTCTTCAGCTTGCTTCCAAATTCTACAATCAGCCTGACCTCTACGAAAAGCTTATTTCTATCCGTAAAGATGAATGGGTTCGTCCAAAAGCAGTTGAACTTATCAAAATGCTAAAAGACGGAAAGATGGATTACGCATGGGAATACCTTTCTGTAGCTGTACAGCATGATCTGAAATACGTGAAACTAGACAAACATATCAATCTTTCAGACTACAAATATAACAAATTCTACGCTCAAGCTAAAGTAACCGTAACTGGTAAAAAACCAGGAACAACCATTGTGCGTAAAGGTAAATCAATCACCTATGGCATCACTCAGTTAAAAGATGCACCAAACAAAGCAGCGGCAACCGCATTTCTGGATTACATGTTGTCCCCAGAGGGCGGCCTTAAAATCTTGAAAGACATGGGTCAGCCACCTTTCGTTCCAGCAATCATTCCTGAGAAAGCAATGCTAAAGTCTATGCCTAAATCTTTGCAGAAATTGGTTGAAGTAAAATAG
- a CDS encoding MATE family efflux transporter, whose product MNNNHSNLTKIIVVFLAKAMKGVGALLLTYVLAKKYGAYGSGLFFISYTFAFLCAQFAQLGIGNSCLKYAPVLKNDDPQNLSFLWTASQAIVGTFAGLFLIVIFFSSSFISNLVFKTPDNYQYILCASPVILFWSLAKINIYFRQSLGDMSGITLVENLMLPLGMLLIAGASYVVDISVLNFISAVSVLFFISFAYSFYSTKKTYSLKFNLSFTGPVTVKDMLVYSVPLLIIAFSQNSLMWINTLILGGIGSVVDSAVYVAAMKVAMSISILLYTFNSVYAPQISSAYAKKDFESIKNLYGDVTHSLSFFSFLFLAGVALYSDYIMAAFGVEYLVGTNCLLFLLLGQIFNCYTGPVGYILILSGQSKLEVINTVAGLCLNAALCFIFYRSFGVSGAGLAFCVSNALINLLRYFQCRHLFGLRWLGKVQAGFIGLQGLLAISFVIMNAFDFNRELIAVALGSTYLLVNVRTIKKLWTNLKVTHAV is encoded by the coding sequence TTGAATAACAATCACTCAAATCTGACCAAGATAATAGTGGTTTTCCTCGCTAAGGCAATGAAAGGTGTCGGGGCGTTGCTTTTGACTTACGTTCTGGCAAAAAAGTACGGAGCTTATGGTTCTGGGCTATTCTTTATTTCATATACGTTTGCATTTCTGTGTGCACAATTTGCACAACTTGGAATAGGTAACTCATGTTTGAAATATGCTCCCGTTCTCAAAAATGATGACCCGCAAAATCTGTCTTTTTTGTGGACAGCTTCACAGGCTATAGTTGGGACTTTCGCCGGACTGTTTCTGATTGTTATTTTCTTTAGTTCAAGTTTTATATCCAATCTTGTTTTTAAAACTCCTGATAATTACCAATATATCCTCTGTGCTTCTCCAGTCATTCTGTTTTGGTCGTTGGCAAAGATTAATATCTATTTTCGGCAAAGTCTTGGAGACATGTCCGGTATAACTTTAGTTGAAAATTTAATGCTACCCCTCGGAATGCTTCTTATTGCAGGAGCTTCATACGTGGTGGATATTAGCGTTCTTAACTTTATTTCGGCTGTATCCGTCCTTTTCTTTATATCTTTTGCATATTCATTTTATTCGACTAAAAAAACATATTCATTGAAGTTTAACCTGTCTTTCACAGGGCCGGTGACAGTAAAGGATATGCTCGTTTACTCGGTTCCTCTGCTCATAATTGCTTTTTCGCAAAATTCTCTGATGTGGATAAACACGCTCATCCTTGGGGGCATAGGTTCTGTTGTGGATTCAGCTGTGTATGTGGCGGCCATGAAGGTAGCCATGTCCATTTCTATTTTACTCTATACTTTCAACAGCGTTTACGCTCCGCAAATTTCTTCCGCCTATGCAAAAAAAGATTTTGAATCCATCAAGAATCTGTATGGCGATGTTACCCATTCGCTATCGTTTTTTTCATTTCTATTTCTGGCAGGTGTCGCACTCTATTCTGATTACATAATGGCGGCATTTGGAGTTGAATATCTGGTAGGAACGAATTGTCTGCTGTTTCTGTTACTAGGCCAGATTTTTAATTGTTATACTGGGCCGGTGGGTTACATTTTAATTCTTTCGGGGCAGTCTAAACTAGAAGTTATTAATACCGTAGCTGGCTTATGTTTGAACGCGGCATTGTGTTTTATATTTTACCGCAGCTTTGGCGTGAGCGGGGCAGGTCTTGCGTTTTGCGTATCTAATGCGCTCATAAACCTTCTTCGATACTTCCAGTGCAGGCATCTCTTTGGCCTTAGGTGGCTTGGCAAGGTTCAGGCTGGGTTTATCGGGCTACAAGGGCTTCTTGCAATATCCTTTGTGATAATGAACGCTTTTGATTTTAACCGTGAACTTATAGCGGTTGCACTTGGTTCTACCTATTTGCTGGTTAACGTTCGAACCATCAAGAAGCTTTGGACCAATCTCAAAGTGACCCATGCAGTTTAG
- a CDS encoding sulfotransferase, translating into MKYAFLIYDSRSGSTLLSSLLNSYSGVLVTQESGFMSLILENFEDEKALTVDEILQTVYSEPQFCEWGVSRESLRARLDDLESLSYRSVFDSIISGYLKVRGEISPELVVVKGPRLDIHLKSLISIYETPYFINLIRDGRAVYNSKLDMVSVTGMKMSNNIFQASLDWKKKFRRLADQPLITIRFEDLVVNTAQIIDQLFDVIGISTGGREITGGQQDYHKLIGKKQIHLHTNVKSAPDKSITVKWMNSLSDEEIWVYEQICRKDLVENGYELVSNKDVIRSSVLCLLVRHAAHWIWLKARNIFYYTFVDRSLIQKIKGKRFE; encoded by the coding sequence TTGAAATATGCATTTTTAATATACGACAGCAGGTCTGGGTCGACCTTACTTTCATCTTTGCTAAATTCTTATTCCGGTGTTCTTGTAACTCAGGAAAGTGGATTCATGTCGCTTATTCTTGAAAATTTCGAAGATGAAAAAGCGCTCACCGTGGACGAAATTTTGCAGACAGTTTATTCAGAACCACAGTTTTGCGAGTGGGGTGTTTCTCGGGAAAGCCTCCGCGCACGTTTGGATGATCTGGAATCATTAAGTTATAGGTCTGTGTTCGATTCCATAATTTCTGGATATTTGAAAGTGAGGGGAGAAATTTCACCTGAGCTTGTGGTTGTTAAAGGTCCTAGATTAGATATTCATTTAAAGAGCTTGATTTCCATATATGAAACTCCATATTTTATTAATTTGATACGAGATGGGCGCGCTGTTTATAATTCCAAGCTTGATATGGTTTCTGTGACTGGAATGAAAATGTCCAATAATATTTTTCAGGCGAGCCTTGATTGGAAAAAGAAATTCAGAAGGCTTGCAGACCAGCCCTTAATTACCATTCGGTTTGAAGATCTGGTCGTGAATACTGCTCAAATTATCGATCAACTATTTGATGTTATCGGGATAAGTACTGGTGGTAGAGAGATTACAGGCGGTCAGCAGGACTATCATAAATTGATAGGTAAAAAGCAGATCCACCTTCATACCAATGTAAAAAGCGCGCCGGACAAATCCATTACCGTAAAATGGATGAATTCCCTAAGTGACGAAGAAATCTGGGTCTATGAGCAGATTTGCCGCAAAGATTTGGTAGAAAATGGTTACGAACTGGTGAGTAACAAGGATGTCATCCGGAGTAGTGTTCTCTGTTTGCTCGTCAGGCATGCTGCTCATTGGATTTGGTTGAAAGCGAGAAATATTTTTTATTATACTTTTGTTGATCGCAGTTTGATTCAAAAAATTAAAGGCAAAAGATTTGAATAA
- a CDS encoding DUF4962 domain-containing protein, which produces MRLRSSIIALFCFLVFSAIPVTCGAANYSVFKERPRLYFNKAKLESLRSLKGDLPYSSFIRNVAVRARGLVGNRVPNNLVRFNSNTLRRPADGLVNLAFHYVITGDRSSLLTAQDLLRAFCSDEKWGDNNDIGAAHSLFAVSLAYDWLYADLSSALRLMARDAIGYHAEIFYNHLKKKDIWWAQSRGLLQNHNYVNTAALAVAGVALYGQDSRSVKWLNTAEKNFDVVLPLLSPDGSSHEGVGYWSYGTLWLLNYYMAVAPAQGMGKVESSPFFKNTAKFRLYASLPGFKYNVDYADSPMVDYKGPAVILRCLASIFKDGHAQWLATKVEGLKRGRSSLWQDFVWISPDVKPISPDGLPTFAWFDNLGLLLSRSSWKDDASLALFKAGAPQGFLAQSKNIYAGSHIHPDEGHYGFWLGWKGLVLDDGYVLKKFSISHNVLTFNKIGQLGEGGTWFELFDYKKGRGKTIRPKFKSGDKFQAVEAELSGYYPKNVRPKSWKRTVIVIGGAEMIIRDKVVPFGNFEVRYPIHVTRKARKFGDGLCLDYGKGYALNLDNGGGDLSFKRFSILTKSMGKDIPRGGMNYLSKMSGSAPFSMLTIIGRPVNGCAENKMVEEYNRAQDTAIVVFKSGRFKINFSSLTVDEI; this is translated from the coding sequence ATGCGGCTTAGGTCTTCGATTATAGCCTTGTTCTGTTTTCTTGTTTTTAGCGCGATACCCGTTACGTGCGGAGCGGCTAACTATTCTGTTTTTAAAGAACGTCCCAGACTTTATTTCAATAAAGCTAAGCTGGAATCTCTTCGCAGTCTAAAAGGTGATCTCCCTTATTCCTCTTTTATTCGCAATGTAGCTGTCAGGGCTAGAGGGCTGGTGGGTAACCGTGTTCCTAACAATCTGGTTCGTTTTAATAGCAATACTTTAAGACGCCCTGCTGATGGTCTTGTTAATCTTGCATTCCATTATGTAATCACTGGCGATCGTAGTAGCCTTTTAACTGCACAGGATTTGCTCAGGGCGTTCTGTTCAGATGAAAAATGGGGCGATAATAATGATATCGGTGCGGCTCATTCGCTGTTCGCTGTCTCGCTTGCGTACGACTGGCTCTATGCAGACCTTTCTTCTGCTCTCCGCCTTATGGCGCGAGACGCAATTGGTTATCATGCCGAAATTTTTTATAATCATCTCAAGAAAAAAGATATCTGGTGGGCGCAGTCTCGCGGATTGTTACAAAACCACAATTACGTTAACACTGCCGCCTTGGCTGTTGCCGGAGTTGCTCTATATGGTCAGGATTCAAGGTCTGTTAAATGGCTTAATACTGCCGAAAAGAATTTCGATGTAGTCCTACCCTTGTTATCACCAGATGGATCATCACATGAGGGGGTAGGATATTGGAGCTATGGTACTTTATGGTTACTGAATTACTATATGGCGGTGGCTCCCGCACAAGGAATGGGAAAAGTTGAATCCAGCCCGTTCTTTAAGAATACCGCAAAATTTAGACTTTATGCCTCCTTGCCCGGATTCAAATATAATGTGGATTATGCCGATTCTCCGATGGTTGATTATAAAGGACCAGCCGTTATCTTGCGCTGTCTGGCATCTATTTTTAAAGACGGTCATGCACAGTGGCTTGCTACCAAAGTGGAAGGTCTTAAGCGCGGCAGATCCTCGCTTTGGCAGGATTTTGTATGGATTAGTCCAGATGTAAAACCGATTTCACCTGATGGTCTTCCTACTTTTGCGTGGTTCGATAATCTTGGGCTTTTGCTCTCACGTTCTTCATGGAAGGATGACGCCTCTCTGGCACTTTTCAAAGCAGGAGCTCCGCAAGGATTTTTAGCGCAGTCAAAAAACATCTACGCTGGTTCGCATATTCATCCAGACGAAGGTCATTACGGATTCTGGCTTGGCTGGAAGGGACTTGTCCTAGACGATGGTTATGTTTTGAAGAAATTTTCAATCAGCCATAATGTTTTGACATTTAATAAGATTGGTCAGTTGGGTGAAGGTGGAACGTGGTTTGAGCTTTTCGATTATAAAAAGGGCAGGGGTAAGACAATCCGCCCGAAGTTTAAGTCGGGAGATAAATTTCAAGCTGTAGAAGCTGAACTTTCGGGCTATTATCCTAAAAATGTCAGGCCTAAATCGTGGAAAAGGACTGTGATTGTTATTGGCGGAGCGGAGATGATTATCCGTGATAAGGTTGTGCCGTTCGGTAACTTTGAGGTGCGCTATCCCATTCACGTCACGAGAAAAGCTAGGAAATTCGGAGATGGTCTGTGCCTTGATTACGGCAAAGGGTATGCCCTTAATTTAGATAATGGCGGCGGAGATTTATCGTTTAAAAGGTTCTCCATTTTGACCAAGTCGATGGGTAAGGACATCCCACGTGGCGGGATGAACTACTTGAGCAAAATGAGTGGATCGGCCCCTTTTTCCATGCTCACAATCATAGGAAGGCCTGTGAATGGTTGCGCAGAAAACAAGATGGTGGAAGAGTATAATCGTGCCCAAGATACAGCTATCGTTGTTTTTAAATCCGGACGGTTCAAGATAAACTTTTCTTCTTTGACTGTTGATGAAATTTAA